In the Choloepus didactylus isolate mChoDid1 chromosome 5, mChoDid1.pri, whole genome shotgun sequence genome, one interval contains:
- the ATP6V1F gene encoding V-type proton ATPase subunit F — MAGRGKLIAVIGDEDTVTGFLLGGIGELNKNRHPNFLVVEKDTPINEIEDTFRQFLNRDDIGIILINQYIAEMVRHALDAHQRSIPAVLEIPSKEHPYDAAKDSILRRARGMFTAEDLR, encoded by the exons ATGGCGGGGCGAGGGAAGCTAATCGCTGTGATCGGAGACGAGGACACGGTGACTGGCTTTCTACTGGGCGGCATAGGGGAGCTTAACAAGAACCGCCACCCTAATTTCCTGGTGGTGGAGAAGGACACACCCATCAATGAGATCGAAGACACTTTCCG GCAGTTTCTAAACCGGGATGACATCGGCATCATCCTCATCAACCAGTACATCGCCGAGATGGTGCGGCACGCGCTAGACGCCCACCAGCGCTCCATTCCCGCCGTTCTGGAGATCCCATCCAAGGAGCACCCCTATGACGCCGCCAAGGACTCCATCCTGCGCAGGGCCAGGGGCATGTTTACTGCTGAAGACCTGCGCTAA
- the ATP6V1FNB gene encoding protein ATP6V1FNB, with protein sequence MSRQLNMGTLRQNFWKEEYLREKMLRCEWHRKNGSLVKAKQKAKAAARLPLKLPTLHPKAPLSPPPAPKVVPSKAPSPVLEAPIQSEMYPVPPATRALLYEGISHDSQGRYRYLNTRKLDRPEMRYLFPVTTNFTYGWQLGPLKKQELMSCKMCRIDSFFRKNGAFALLDPRDLAL encoded by the exons ATGTCGCGGCAACTCAACATGGGCACACTGCGGCAAAACTTCTGGAAGGAGGAGTATCTGAGGGAGAAAATGTTGCGCTGTGAATGGCATCGCAAGAATGGGTCGTTGGTGAAGGCCAAGCAGAAGGCTAAGGCTGCAGCCCGCCTACCCCTCAAACTGCCCACCCTGCACCCCAAAGCCCCACTCtcacccccacctgcccccaaagTAGTTCCTTCCAAGGCCCCCAGCCCTGTCCTGGAAGCTCCTATTCAGTCAGAAATGTACCCAGTACCGCCTGCCACCCGGGCCCTGCTGTATGAAGGCATCTCCCATGACTCTCAGGGCCGCTACCGCTACCTCAACACCCGAAAATTGGACAGGCCAGAGATGCGCTACCTCTTCCCCGTCACCACCAACTTCACATACGGCTGGCAGCTAG GCCCCCTAAAAAAGCAAGAACTGATGTCCTGCAAGATGTGCCGCATTGATTCATTCTTCCGCAAGAATGGGGCCTTCGCACTGCTTGACCCCCGGGACCTGGCCCTCTGA